The following proteins are co-located in the Seriola aureovittata isolate HTS-2021-v1 ecotype China chromosome 7, ASM2101889v1, whole genome shotgun sequence genome:
- the etfb gene encoding electron transfer flavoprotein subunit beta gives MSGRVLVGVKRVIDYAVKIRVKPDNSGVVTDGVKHSMNPFCEIAVEEAVKLKEKKLIKEVVAVSCGPQQAQETIRTALAMGADRGIHVEVTGKDYDTLGPLQVSKIMAALAKKEDAQLIILGKQAIDDDCNQTGQMTAALLDWPQGTFASEVSMEGDKLKVVREIDGGLETIKINTPAVVTADLRLNTPRYATLPNIMKAKKKKIANVKPADLGVELKSRLEVLRVDEPPQRQAGMKVETVDDLVGKLKDAGRI, from the exons ATGTCTGGTCGTGTTCTCGTTGGAGTTAAGCGTGTCATTGACTACGCAGTCAAG ATTCGTGTGAAGCCCGACAACAGTGGCGTGGTGACGGATGGTGTTAAGCACTCAATGAACCCCTTCTGTGAGATCGCTGTAGAGGAGGCGGTCaaactgaaggagaagaagcTTATAAAGGAGGTTGTGGCTGTCAGCTGCGGGCCACAGCAAGCACAG GAGACCATCCGCACCGCCCTTGCCATGGGGGCAGACCGTGGCATTCATGTGGAAGTGACTGGGAAAGACTATGACACCTTGGGACCCCTCCAGGTCTCCAAGATCATGGCTGCTTTGGCTAAGAAGGAGGACGCACAACTCATCATCCTTGGCAAACAG GCCATCGATGATGACTGCAATCAGACTGGTCAGATGACAGCAGCCTTACTGGACTGGCCTCAG GGCACTTTTGCATCAGAGGTGTCAATGGAGGGAGACAAACTTAAAGTGGTGAGAGAAATTGACGGTGGCCTGGAAACTATTAAGATCAACACACCGGCAGTGGTGACTGCAGACCTTCGACTCAACACCCCCAGATATGCCACTCTGCCTAATATCATG aaagccaagaagaagaagattgcTAACGTGAAGCCTGCAGACTTAGGAGTGGAACTCAAATCACGGTTGGAGGTGTTGAGAGTGGACGAGCCGCCGCAGAGGCAGGCTGGGATGAAGGTGGAGACAGTGGACGACCTGGTGGGCAAACTGAAGGACGCGGGGCGGATATAG
- the LOC130172885 gene encoding free fatty acid receptor 2-like has protein sequence MEQMVKSEVILSVYIVSFLIGLPTNLLALYAFSIKIRSKPLPTDILLLNLTVSDLLFLIILPLKMYEAASDMKWNLPNFLCSITSFTFFSTIYTSSLLLMAVSVVRYIAISYPITYHQLHKPVYAIVVSAVIWLISAAHCSITFITQHHPSLSSKNSSFCYENFTKKQLDILLPVRLEFFFVLCLIPLLVCIYCYLRCILILYSRPRIPIMQKQKATGMALGTLAVFLICVMPYNVSHLVGYFQGDSPKWRYYTLLLSTFNTCIDPIIFYFASSTFRCTSEKSIFRKHVSGLQMQATSSG, from the coding sequence ATGGAGCAAATGGTGAAGAGTGAAGTCATTCTCTCGGTTTACATCGTTTCCTTCCTGATAGGCCTGCCAACCAACCTCCTCGCTCTCTACGCCTTCAGTATCAAAATCCGCTCCAAGCCACTTCCAACAGACATCCTGCTTCTTAATCTGACTGTCTCTGATCTTCTCTTCTTGATCATCCTTCCTCTCAAGATGTATGAGGCAGCGTCCGACATGAAGTGGAATCTGCCCAACTTCCTGTGCTCAAtcacctccttcaccttctTCTCCACAATCTACACCAGCTCCTTGTTGCTGATGGCGGTCAGTGTGGTTCGCTACATTGCCATATCTTACCCCATCACCTATCATCAGCTGCACAAACCTGTGTATGCAATAGTGGTCAGTGCTGTTATTTGGCTAATATCAGCAGCACACTGCAGCATCACTTTCATCACCCAGCACCACCCATCCCTATCCAGCAAAAACTCCAGTTTCTGCTATGAGAACTTCACCAAGAAGCAGCTTGACATCCTCCTCCCAGTACGTTTGGAGTTTTTCTTTGTGCTCTGCCTTATACCTCTTCTAGTTTGTATTTACTGCTACTTGCGCTGCATATTGATCCTGTACAGCCGCCCAAGGATACCCATAATGCAGAAGCAGAAGGCCACTGGCATGGCCTTAGGGACTCTAGCCGTGTTTCTCATTTGTGTGATGCCATACAATGTCTCTCATTTAGTCGGTTACTTCCAGGGTGATAGCCCAAAATGGAGGTACTACACCTTGTTGCTTAGCACCTTCAACACCTGTATTGATCCCATCATCTTCTACTTCGCCTCCTCCACCTTCCGCTGCACTAGTGAAAAGTCTATTTTCAGGAAGCATGTTTCAGGATTACAGATGCAGGCCACAAGTTCTGGCTAA
- the lim2.5 gene encoding lens intrinsic membrane protein 2.5: MMYSFMGGGLFCAIVGNILLVVSTATDYWMQYRLSGSFAHQGLWRYCMSGKCYMQTDSIAYWNATRAFMILSAMSCFAGIIAGILSFAHFSAFERFNRSFAAGIMFFVSTLFVLLAMAIYTGVTVNFLGKRFGDWRFSWSYILGWVALLMTFFAGIFYMCAYRMHECRRVAGPR; the protein is encoded by the exons ATGATGTACAGCTTCATGGGAGGGGGCCTCTTTTGTGCCATCGTGGGGAACATCTTGTTGGTGGTCTCCACAGCCACAGACTACTGGATGCAGTACCGTCTGTCTGGCAGCTTTGCCCATCAGGGCCTGTGGAGGTACTGCATGTCTGGCAAGTGCTACATGCAGACTGACAGCATTG CCTACTGGAATGCCACTCGTGCTTTCATGATCCTCTCTGCCATGTCATGCTTTGCTGGCATCATTGCAGGAATCCTCTCCTTTGCCCACTTTTCAGCCTTTGAGAGGTTCAACCGCTCATTTGCTGCTGGGATCATGTTCTTTGTTTCAA CTCTCTTTGTCCTGCTTGCAATGGCCATTTACACTGGAGTGACAGTGAACTTCCTGGGGAAGCGTTTTGGTGACTGGCGCTTTTCTTGGTCCTACATACTAGGCTGGGTTGCACTGCTCATGACCTTCTTTGCAG gtataTTCTACATGTGTGCCTACAGAATGCATGAGTGCAGAAGAGTGGCTGGCccacgttaa
- the vsig10l gene encoding V-set and immunoglobulin domain-containing protein 10-like, giving the protein MTWLGGFGRLRPVFLGILLSFSFQGVCCELVVSSAGPTWVNAIAGSNVTLAVSFSGAPDPAVTWFKGNLPVVTWTIGSSAPPDIANREVLRIEQNGSLTFVNVPLSATSNYTVEMTKSGLGKAVIKFTLRVFEKIQDVTLSMQPDFVREGTDRFTLQYSILQGVVEHQMWLFTGREIKTSSHYLVEQRSVVILKPNRNDTGRYTVSLTNPFNHVQAHMDVTVLYGPDEPALEARPSQSFYVLGESLSLSCRAEGFPQPTAEWEFGGQTLPDSREGVLNLTNVQTSQGGLYTCTLVNEQTNERRQKSMILNIYEKPPGNPICSVQSANGNVDLQYRCRWSGGTPQAQLSFPALSNTSSGAGNFNLTLAASDNLNGKTVTCMAVHPVEQNQCNVTALGPMEFLPTVGTTVDSEGKIVVAIHCVSAASPEAVVSWSKGSEAVTSGTTYQISSDTTQLKIRNYNVSNFLQQNYTCTCRNPLGTQRRQIQLQGPSISDSSLFPNQEGTIVTLTWEVPPTSVVTGFDIQMKGPDLLSRNRTQTRGTSDKYRTIQLKPGSARSTDVFVLDPNLTYRFRVIPRARMTEGEPSEVHRIGPGEGLSGPAIAGIAAGIPCSLLFLLLLAGLIYLCVYCNKNKSRQTRYPVSRAVEKAITTQSDPAPHNLLTGGLKSPPDYNRLQQTPSERSGALPTFVPPPPVRVATTV; this is encoded by the exons ATGACGTGGTTGGGTGGATTTGGGAGATTAAGACCCGTTTTTCTGGGCATTTTACTTAGCTTTTCTTTTCAAG GTGTATGCTGTGAGCTGGTGGTTTCTTCTGCTGGTCCTACTTGGGTGAATGCAATAGCCGGCAGCAATGTGACTTTGGCTGTGTCCTTCAGTGGTGCCCCTGATCCAGCAGTTACCTGGTTTAAGGGAAATTTACCTGTCGTCACATGGACTATTGGCTCCAGTGCTCCCCCAGACATTGCCAACAGGGAGGTGCTGAGGATTGAGCAAAATGGATCCCTTACCTTTGTAAATGTGCCTCTCAGCGCCACCAGTAACTACACTGTTGAAATGACAAAGTCTGGACTGGGTAAAGCTGTGATAAAATTCACTCTGAGAGTATTTG aaaAGATCCAGGATGTGACTCTGAGCATGCAGCCTGATTTTGTCAGAGAGGGAACTGACCGGTTCACCCTGCAATATAGCATTTTGCAAGGAGTGGTTGAGCATCAAATGTGGCTCTTCACTGGCAGAGAGATAAAAACCAGCTCGCACTACTTGGTGGAGCAAAGGAGCGTCGTGATCCTCAAACCAAACCGAAACGACACAGGGCGGTACACAGTGTCGCTGACGAACCCTTTCAACCACGTGCAAGCTCACATGGACGTCACGGTGCTGT ATGGACCAGATGAGCCTGCACTTGAGGCCCGTCCATCCCAGTCTTTCTATGTACTAGGGGaatctctgagcctctcctgcCGGGCTGAGGGATTCCCGCAGCCGACAGCTGAGTgggaatttggtggtcaaaccCTTCCTGATTCCCGTGAAGGAGTCCTAAATCTAACAAACGTACAGACCAGTCAAGGGGGCCTTTACACATGCACTCTGGTCAATGAGCAGACAAACGAACGGCGCCAGAAGAGcatgattttaaatatttatg AGAAGCCGCCGGGCAACCCGATATGCTCTGTACAGTCGGCGAATGGAAACGTCGACCTGCAGTATCGCTGTCGGTGGTCGGGGGGAACCCCACAGGCCCAGCTGTCTTTCCCAGCACTAAGCAACACGAGCAGTGGAGCAGGGAACTTCAACCTGACTCTCGCTGCCTCGGATAACTTGAACGGCAAAACTGTCACATGTATGGCAGTCCACCCAGTTGAACAAAACCAATGCAACGTTACTGCAC TTGGTCCAATGGAGTTCCTCCCAACTGTGGGAACCACAGTTGACTCTGAGGGCAAAATAGTGGTCGCAATCCACTGTGTCAGTGCGGCTTCGCCTGAGGCTGTGGTGTCATGGTCCAAAGGCAGCGAGGCTGTCACCAGCGGGACAACTTACCAGATCAGCAGTGACACCACACAGCTCAAGATTCGCAATTACAATGTCAGCAACTTTCTCCAGCAAAACTACACGTGCACATGCCGCAACCCACTGGGCACCCAGAGAAGGCAAATACAGTTACAAG GGCCGTCGATCTCAGATTCCAGTTTGTTCCCTAATCAAGAAGGAACCATCGTCACGTTGACCTGGGAGGTCCCTCCTACCTCTGTTGTTACAG GGTTTGACATCCAAATGAAAGGACCAGACCTCCTGAGCAGGAATCGTACTCAAACTAGAGGCACCTCAGACAAATATCGCACCATCCAGTTGAAACCCGGCTCTGCCCGTAGCACGGACGTCTTTGTCCTCGATCCCAACTTGACGTACCGGTTTCGGGTCATCCCCAGAGCTCGTATGACTGAAGGAGAGCCGTCTGAGGTCCATAGAATTGGTCCAG GTGAAGGGCTGAGCGGTCCCGCCATTGCTGGCATCGCAGCTGGAATCCCCTGCAGccttctcttcctgctcctgctggCTGGCCTCATCTACCTCTGTGTCTACTGCAACAAGAACAAAA GTCGGCAGACAAGATATCCAGTGTCCAGAGCCGTTGAGAAG GCAATAACAACCCAATCAGATCCAGCTCCTCACAACCTGCTGACAGGAGGGCTGAAGTCTCCCCCTGACTACAACAGACTGCAGCAG actccCTCTGAAAGATCAGGGGCTCTCCCCACATTTGTCCCTCCGCCGCCTGTCAGAGTCGCTACAACTGTCTAA